The nucleotide sequence CCTAATTAATAAAGAATAGACAAGATTTTTGGTTGATTACTTTATCAAATCTTGTTAAAACTCGGCAAAAATTCATCTTAATTTCATCAAAATTTGAGGAATTTATTGTAAAATTTTGAGTATATTGACGACTTTAGAGGTGTTTAAGATAAGCCGTCTCTTAAGCGCCTCTTATCTTTTATTTTGGGAAAGAGATTATTCTCTAAGTAAACCGATGATATCTGCTGAAAATCATATCTAGAATTTTTTTTGAAGATTTTATCCCAAAAATATGCCTTTTTTTCCAGTAATATAACAATTTAACCCCCTATTAGACATCTAATTCCACAATCTTGACTTGATAGCAATTTGGCTCGGAAGATACATAAAGCAGAGAGTATTTTGGTACTTCGCTCTATGAGGAAATATTATTGATTAAAGGTTCAGAAGCTACCATTACCGAATTTGCCTATTACCCTTCTCAGCTTTCTACCCAGTAAAATTTTTTTCTGTTGTGTATATTATTAACTATAAAGAGAGTTTTTTGTCCAGTTGTAATTAAGTTTTTTCTTAACTGTCTTAACTGTCTTAACTGTCCTTTACTTGTTAGATTTCTATGACAATCAAGAAAAACTGAATCAGGTCTTTAACGTTTGATAAAGGGGTAATAAATCCCAATTTACAGAATTGGGTTTCCATCTTGGCAGCTAATCAGATAAAATACCTTGAAAAAGTATATTTTTATAAGCTATGAATATGGGATTGCCTGGTTATTATTACTATGACCCAAAAATTTTTGAATTAGAGATGAAAACTATATGGTGTAATAGTTGGCAATGGGTGGCTAGAGTCTCAGATTTACCCAAGAAAGGGGATTATTTGACTTACGAAGCAGGAGAACAATCTATAATAGTAATTAATCAGGGAAATGGCCAATTAATAGCAATGCACAATGTTTGTCCCCACAGAGGAGCCAGTTTAGTGCAGGGAAAGGGAAACTGTCATCAATTAGTCTGTCCTTATCATGCTTGGGTTTATAACCTAGAAGGTCAACTGAAGAATATTCCTCAAGCTAACCTTTTTGAAGATTTAGACTTTTCCACGATTCAAATTCAACCAGTACAACTGGATACTTGGGGTGGGTTTATTTTTGTTAATCTGGCAAATAGTTCTGAATCTTTAAGTGATTATTTGGCGGGATTTTCCGATTATTTAAAACAGTATAATCATCCTTGGGAAGATTTGATTGAGGTTGCCCGTTGGTCTTATACTGAAGCCATTAATTGGAAATTTATTGTGGAAAATTATGTGGAAGACTACCATTTTAATACTCTTCATCCAAAAAGTTTAGATTTATTTGATTTTAAAAATGTTTACACAACTACAAGCGGCCGTCACTGTCTGATAGAAGTTCCTTATACTCAGGAAGAATTCGCTGATCTAAAACTTTCTTTGCCCTGGGAACCTCAGAATTTTTCTTATCAAGGTTATATTTTTCCTAATTTGATGGTTAATACTGATAATCATCATGTTTCGCTTTGGAGAGTTGTACCTATTAGCCCTATTAGTACGCGGCTTGAAATTATTATTTATCAAACAAAAATGCAGCTTTCAAACTCTTTTCGTGCCTCCGAAAAATGGAAAATTATCTTTGACCAAGTGTTGCAAGAAGATTTCGCAATTTGTCGGAATCTACAGAAAAATGCTCACTCAATGGCTTATCAAGTTAGTCATTTAGCCAGGATGAGAGAACTCGGTATTGCTCATTTTTATAAGGTTTTATCGGAGTTTTTAGTCATTAGTTATTAGTCATTAGTTATTAGTTATTAGTCATTAGTCAGTTGTTCCCCACACACCTCTATTCTAGCCGCTCAATGGGGGCGAGGGTAGGGTCTAAAATTTTTCGTCCTAACCCTGGAAATAAAATGGCTAAATTAGTGCTTTTTCCTCCCGCTAAAATATGGGTAACTTTGCCTTCTCCATAGGCAGAATGAAAAACGCGATCTCCCACTGACCAATTATTAATTATTTGCCCTTTATTTTGAGTTTTTTGCTGTTTACTTGTGCGTTTTTTAATGCCATTGCCGCTTATTAATTCTGAGGGTAATTCTTGTAAAAATCGAGAGGGAATTTTATCTTCTCGGTTTCCCCAAGAAAACCTCACTTTAGCAAAGGTCAAAAATAATTGTTCTTGGGCACGAGTTAAACCCACATAACATAAACGGCGTTCTTCTTCTAGGGATAACGGGTCATTTAAACTACGAATATGAGGAAATAATCCTTCTTCTAATCCTACCAAAAAGACCACAGGAAACTCTAACCCTTTAGCCGAGTGTAAAGTCATTAAAGACACTTTTTGCTCCCCTTCTTTTAGCTGATCTAAATCTGAAGCTAAAGAAGCTTTTTCTAGATAATCTTGTAAGCTGGTTTCTTCATACTCTTCTTGAAACTGTTGCACAGCATTTAACAACTCATTAATATTAGCTATACGGTCTTCAGCTTCATCGGTTCCTTTTTGTTGTAATTCGGCAATATATCCTGTTTCTTGCATCACCCGGTCTAGCATCTCAGCCGCCGATAAAAACTCGGTTTGTGCTTGAAATTGTTGGATCATTTTAGCAAATTGATTGACACTTTTGGCGGCTCGTCCAGCTAAGGTATTCACCGAGGTTTCATCACTAATAATTTCCCACAAAGGGACACCTAATTCTTTAGCCGCTCCTTGTAAAGCCTCCAGAGAAGTTTTTCCAATTCCGCGACGCGGCGTGTTGATTACTCTTAATAAACTAACTGTGTCTGAAGGGTTGACAATCAACTTTAAATATGCTAGTGAATCTTTAATTTCTTGACGGTCATAAAAGCGGAAGCCGCCCACCATCGTATAGGGAATATTACTTTCAATTAACGCCTCTTCAAATGAGCGAGAATGGGCATTAATGCGATATAAAATTGCAAAACTCCCCCAATCTAATTCGGGATTTTCCTGCTTTAACTGTTTAATTTTTCGGATGACAAAACCCGCCTCATCTCGTTCATCATCGGCCTTATAACAAAAAATATCCTCGCCGATACTGCGGGTTGCTTTTAAAATTTTCTCGATCCGTTGTTGATTATTTTCAATTAATTGATTAGCGGCTTGCAGAATATTTTCTCGAGAGCGATAATTTTCCTCAAGTTTTACCATTGTGCGAGTCATCTCATCCGGCAACCCATCCCCAAAATCAGCTTGAAAATTCAAGAGAATGGTAAAGTCCGCCATGCGGAAACTATAAATTGATTGATCCGCATCTCCCACCACAAAAATTGAGCGGTCTTGCCAATTCCATTCACTTTTGCGGGTTTCACCATTGGTCGTTAACAAACGAATAAACTCATATTGAATGCGGTTAGTATCTTGATATTCATCCACCAAAATATGTCTAAATTGGTTATGCCAATAGCCCAAGATTGTCTCATTTTGTTCAAACAGGCGCACAGGGATTAAAATCAAATCATCAAAATCTAAAGCATTATTAGCCGCCAATTGTTTTTGATATTCTTCATATACCTCAGCCACCACCTTACCCTGATAATTAGGATTTTCTCTAGCATATTGTTGAGGAGACAGGCCTAAATTCTTAGCATTACTAATCTTATAGCGAACCGTTCGAGGTTCAAACTTTTTCTCATCCAATTGCAATTCTTTAGTCACAATACTCTTAATCAAACTTTGGGCATCCGACTCATCCACAATAGAAAAATTACTTTTCCAAGACCGTCCCCGTTCATCTTGATACTTATTAATATCGTAGCGTAGGATGCGGGAACAAAGACTATGAAACGTTCCTATCCAAAGCTTTTTCGTGACCGTTCGATAAACCTTTGAGAGTAACTGTTTTTGTTCATACTCTGATAATAAACTAAAGCGTTGCCCATATTTTTCTTGAGCCAACTCATCAGCAAAAAGCCTTTCGAGTCTTTCTCTCATCTCTCTAGCGGCTTTATTGGTAAAAGTTACCGCCAAAATATGTTCCGGTTCCACTTGATGGTAGCGAATTAAATGAGCAATACGATAAGTCAGGGCGCGAGTTTTACCGGAACCTGCCCCCGCCACTACCAACAAAGGACCACAATAATGTTCAACTGCCCGACGCTGAGAAGGATTAAGTTGACCCAGATAATCTAAACTAACAGACATACACTTAACAACCAACACTAAACCAATACTAAACCCAAAAGCCCTTTGCCTCCTCTTTGCGTCCTTTGCGCTATGGGGCGAAACCTTCTAACCCTCAACTAACCCCTTAACCAAAGTATCAATTTTTTGACGAAACTCCAACCACCCCATCATAGCCTGACTTTCAGACTCAACCCCTTTTTTCATCAACAGAGCATCATCTTTAAAACCCATAACCCCATATTCCCGACTATTAATCAGTTTATCCAAATGTTCAACCGAATAAGCTACTTCTCGGCGTTCCTTTTTTATCACAGACTGAGAGGGATTTAATTGCCATAGATCAACAATTATATATTCTACCGATTGAACATTGCCTTGGTCATCGCGAAATTGAACATCGGGAAATCTGAGTACAGCGCGTCTTGCCGACATTTGGGGGACAAGATAGCGGCTGGCTGAAACACTCGCATCTGAGGGAATTTGAGCCAGGAGAGTATTAACCTGATCAACATGATGCCATTGTACCGTAAGCGGACGATAAGCCCAAGGACTAAACGAGTCCGGCATCAGGAAAAACCAGGCACGATGGGGGTTACCCGTGAAAGTAAACAGCAGAGACAAACCGAGACAAATTTTCCAAAAGCGGCGAATTTTCGGTTTAAACTTATCTTGATGACCTGACCACCAAATAATTGCCCCAAAAAATAACCCAGGAATTAAAGCCACTGCATAGCGTATAGTAATAGCAAAGCGCTCATCACCCTGTTGTAAGAATAGCTGTGCTAGGGGAAAAGCGATACATAGCCACGCCGCCGATGCTACAGCCGGAATGAGTCCTAAAGGCAACCATTGACTCAATAAATAATCTAACTTTTTTCCGATGGGGCTGACCAATTCTACCAATAGCCGCCAGGGGTTAGAAATCATACTCCAGATAATCTCTAAAGTTGACGCTTGTTCATGGGTAGCAAAATGACCAAAGCGTTCAATCATAAATCGTTTTGAGATATCGTCAGAAAATAGGGGCATAATCAGGTTAGTCAGAGCCAGCATATAAGCTAAACTGATGGTACACACGGCTAACCCTATCTGAGGAGACTTATCTCGGAAGACAAAATACACCCCTAAGCTAAATAAAATCACCCCGGCATCTTCGCGGATGGCTAGTATTAAAGCCGCTAGTACCCAAAATAACCACCAACAGCGTTTAGCATGGGCTAAGAGAAGTCCAAAAGCAAATAGAGGCAGTTGAGATAAATCAAAAAAGTTGCCTAATGTGGGCCCGATAACCGCATTTGCCCCATAATAACTCCAGGCAATCATAACCGCTATTTGGGGCGGGAGATAATGTTTAGCAAGGAAATATAAAACAATACCTCCAGCCGTCATTAAAATCACTTGTAGGACATTGAGGGTAGCGGCAGAGGGGAAAAGGGCGTATAGGGGTAGCCAGAGTAGGAGGGCGGGGGTAAAATGTTGTCCGAGGCGATGGTAACTGACGGAGGGAATTTCTCCATTATGAATGACGTTTGCTGAGAGGGAAGAGGAAAGGGTACTCTCGAAGAAATGACCGTGAAGACTATTCCAAAATACCTGATTAAAGATACCGTGATCCGTGTTGCTGTAGAAACTGTAATAACGATGGACGGCAAAAAAGAGGGTTAAGCTAAAAAATAGACTTGCGGCGATGATAACGGGTTTTAGTTGCTCATCCTCTCGCCATCGTGATACCCAAGTTTTTCCCATCAGTGCCTTAACTCCTTTCGTCCATCCAGCCAAAGATTAGGGTAATCGACTTCGAGATTAAAAGCAAGGTTTCACGTCTATATCTGTTTTAATTTTTTTTCACGCAGAGACGCAGAGGCAAAAGAGGCGGCACAGATGTTACTTGTCTCGATTTTCTCGAATCAGATGGCGTAATTCTTCAAGCAATACATTAAATCTTTCATCGGTTTCTGCTTGGCGTTGTTTACTTCGTTCCATTTCTTCTTCAAATCTATCCATTTTTTATTCAAATCTATCCATCCTTTCTTCAAATCTATCCATTCTTTGTTGATTTTGTGCGACAACTTGTAGCAAAGCTTGTGCGGTTATTCTTAAGCCATCAATGCTATCTTTTATCTCACTAACGCTTAAAGCCAACCCGTCGAGCATTTCATCATTCCAACGTTCAACTGCCATTTTATCTATCTTATATTGCTGTAAATGTTCCCATTTTATCCGATTTTTTGGCAATATTAATTAGATAATTGCCTGTAGCAGTGCCTTAATTACCAGATAAATTTGAGGATAAACGGGTAAGTTTTAAGCCGCACCGTAAGCCTCCAGGGAGTATTTTGTATCAAGATGAAGATTTTTCTCCACTATGCCCAAAGAACCATTGGGTTTTAGTGAGTGGGCAACGCCCACCCTACAAAAAAATCAAACCGGACAGGCTAAGACAAAAGGCTGTACAATCAAAGCACTAAAGGTTTTTTTAGGGTCTTCATTCCAACTCATCAATTGTTGTGCTGAAGGTTTGTAAATTAACTGTTGACTCATCCACTCTTGCACCAGAGGAACATTATCTAGAGCGATCGCTTCTGCTACTTCTACCAGGTTGAGGGAATTAGCAACTATAATTAACGCATCTCTTCCGGCATGAGGTTTTAGGTCATTCCATTCAATATCTGCAAGTTGTTCACTCAGTTGGGTTTTAAGGTCTGACATGATGAGAAAAATAATGGTCTTTTATTCGGTTTAATACATTTGAGATTTTTTAGCAACGCTATGAGTCAGATTGTTTAATTTTTGTCATAGTCATATCCTTAAACCAACCTCGTCGCCAGAAAAAGATCACTAGAGAAATGGCAATCCCCCCCATAGCCGCTAGACAAGCCGGATAACCCCAATACCAATTTAATTCTGGCATATTCCAAGGTGAAACATCTGTATTAAAATTCATCCCATAAATACCAGCAATAAAAGTCAAGGGAATAAAAATGGTGGAAATAACGGTAAGAATTTTCATTACCTCATTCGTTTTATTAGCAAAAGAAGATAAATAAACATTCATCAATTCTCCCAATAATTCGGAATACACCTCAATGAGGTCAATAATTTGAACAGCATGATCGTAACAGTCCTTTAAGTCTCTTCTTACTGGTTTACTGATCAGAGGTACGCTGTCTTTCAGGAGATAATTTAAGGCTTCTCGTTGGGGCCAAATTGCGCGGCGTAAGGCGATTAATTCTCGTTTAATGGTATAAATTTTTCCTAGGGTTTTATCGCTTGCTCTTAAAATCACTTCATCTTCTAACTCTTCTATTCTCTCTCGATAAGTTTCTAAGACTACAAAATAAGTATCAATGATGGCATCCCATAAAGCATAGGCTAAATGATCAGCGCCTCGACTCCGAATTATTCCTTTATTATGACGAATGCGATCACGCACTAAATTAAAACAATCTCTTTCGGGTTCTTCTTGTACAGTCAGGACATAATTCTGTCCTAAAATTATACTGACTTGTTCTTGCCAAAATCCTATTCCTTTTTCTTTGGGAATGACCATTTGCGTAATAATCAGTAATTGTTGAGGATGTTCTTCAACTTTTGGCCGTTGGGGAACATTAACAATATCTTCTAACATTAAACGGTCTATATGAAAAATTTCCCCTAAACTGAGTAAGCGTTCTTCATCTCCTAATCCTAAGACATCAAACCAAGAAACTGAAGGACTTTCTAAATAAGCCGCACAATCAGAGGGGGTTAAATTACTTAAACGAGTCGCTTGATTAGCATCATAGTCAATTAGCACTATTTCAGAACCTTTTGCCGTTGAATCTATTTTAATCGTTCCCGGCATAGTACCCGGTTGATTGTAATAGTAATCAAATAAATCATCCTGAAATTGTTGAGAGTGAATTGACGGAAAGGGATAATTCATAAATTTTTAATAGGGGGGATAGGTTAACAGTTAACAGTTAATAGTCAACCGTTATAACTGGTGAGCGATAATCTATAAATTCTAACTTCTAACTCCTGCATAAAAACCTCTTGCCTCCCTATTTACATCAATTGATACTTTTCTTGGGCTAATTGATAAAGTCTGCGCCAAACGAGACGATTAGTCAAGACCACCAGTAATGACATCACGCCAGTTGCCGCCAATAATAAGGGGAAATTCCCTGATGCTGTGGCAACCGAGATGGTTTCTCCTAATCCTGTAGTGGTGAGGGTGTGTCCTTGAAAATGAACATATTCACTCACAATACTGGCATTCCAAGCGCCCCCCACCGCCGTAATAATTCCCGTAATTAAATAGGGAAAAATACCCGGTAAAATCACCGTTTGCCAGCGTTCAATCAAAGACAGTTTATAAATTTTAGCCGCTTCAAACAATTCTGAGGGAATAGACTGCGCTCCGGCGATGACATTAAACAGGATATACCACATCGTCCCCAACATCATCAGTGCCACCGAACCAATTTGTAATCCGCCGCCTAACCTGGCTAAAAATAATAACAAAACTGGAAATAATGCCGTAGCTGGTACAGAAGCCACTATTTGCACAATCGGCTGTAAAATTTGCGCTAGTTTCGGATTACGTCCTATGGCCACTCCCACCGGCACCGTCCACAGCAGCGACAAAATTAAAGCCGTCATCACTCGTAAAGCACTCTCAATTGCGCCAATCATTAGCTGCCGCCAGTCGGATAAATCTAACGTCCTTAATAACAATACTGCCTCCCAAGTTCCCCAAATCACAATAAACGCAAAGCCGCTTACAAATAACCCATTAAACCATCGTCCTAAAGAAGAAGTTTTTCCCGAAAAAGATCTCCGAGAAAAACGAGTCAGGGTTTGATTTAATCCTCGGTCCACATTTTGCCAAAATGGTTGCAAAATTTGTTGGGAAAAAGCCCGTAAAGTAGGTGAGCGCCGCAAGAAATCTAATACTTCTGATTGGGGAGCATTTTCTGAGGTCACCATCTCAAACTTAAACCGTTCTACCCAAGCAATTAATGGTCGCCATACTAAAAAATCTAACAGCACAATAACCCCAATTAAAACCATTAACCCCCAAAAGATTGCACGATAATTTCCTTCATCAGCCGCTTTCGCTAAAAATGACCCTAGCCCCGGTAAGCGAAAACTCCGTTTACCCAAGGTAAAAGATTCGATAGCTATTAAAAAAAACCATCCCCCGGCAACGGACATGACGCTATTCCACACTAATCCAATGGCCCCTATCGGTAATTCTAATGTCCAAAATCGTTGCCAAAAGTTCAGGCGGTAAATACGCGCCGCTTCTAACAGTTCTTTAGGAATATTCGATAAAGACTGATAAAAGCTAAAGGTCATATTCCAAGTCATGCCGGTAAAAATTAAGATAACCGCAGCAATTTCTATGCCGATTCGTTGCCCCGGAAATAAACCAATCAGGGCTAATACTACTCCCGGTAAAAATGATAATACCGGAATAGATTGTAAGATATCCAGTAACGGTAAAAGAATTTGTGCGGCTACGGCAGAACGATAGGCCGTATAAGCATACACCAAGGTAAATCCCAAGGATAAAAAATAGGCTACAGTCATTCTTAATAACGTTTGAGCCGTATAACTTGGTAACTCACTCAAATTAGTATTAATTACCAACTTCGGGTCATATACGCCACTAAACTGAGCGGCGGTTTTCACAATACCTAACAGTAGGGCAATAATAGCGAGAATCAATAGACCATCTTGCCATGACCAACCTACTCTTTGTAAAAGTTTATTTGCAGGTGTAAGAGGACGAGTCATATTAGTTATTAGTCATTAGTTATTAGTTATTAGTCATTAGTCATTAGTTATTAGTCATTAGTCATTAGTTGCCTGTTCAGGGTTAACTATTAACTGTTTACGGTTAGCTGTTCACTGTTCTCTAATAAAGCATCTTCTTCTAGAAAGATCTCTCCGGCTGGTTCATTATAACTGTAAAGTTCGGCATAACGTCCCCAGTCAATAGCAGTATTTAATTGTTTTTGGGCTTCTTCAGTACCAAAATGATTTTCCAGAAGATCTAACATTAATTCTTCGGGGATGCGCTGGTTTTGCTTAGAACGACACAAGTTATAAATCTGCTGCACTAAACGAATATGATTAAGTAATTGCTGACGCACGATTTGTTTTCGTTCGTCTATGCCGCCGTTAATAAATTCTAGTGCTAAAGGTTTTAAGCCAATATCTCCTTCTACTAAGTCAATAAAATCCATTAATTTAGCCGCTTCTACAATCGGCAATAAATCATCCACTTCTAACTGCAATTCTTGCCCGAGACGATAGAGATCTTTTTCGTGACGGTCTTCTAAAAGTTCCAATAACCCCGCAACTGAACCAATGCGAACCGCCGGTAATGATTGATATTTTTTTTGGGTAGATTTTTCGGGAGCAACGCTTGGGGTTTCCGACTCAGATGTGTCTAAATCTGGGTTAGTGAGAATGGTATAAATCCGGTCAACAATGGCCTGAAAATTCGCACTTTTGCGGTCCCGGTAGTGTTTTAAAGTGACGGGAAAATCAGCCCGGATACGCCCGGGATTACGCCCTAAGACGATAATTCTATCTGCTAGTAATACCGCTTCTTCTATCCCGTGAGTCACAATTAAAACCGCTTTCGTAGGAATACGCCGTTCTAACCATAAATCTAATAGTTCTATCCGTAGGTTTTCTGCGGTTAAGACATCCAAGGCCGAAAAGGGTTCATCCATACACAAGAGTTCGGGTTCTACGGCTAAAGCCCTTGCAAAACCCACCCGTTGCCGCATTCCCCCCGATAATTCTTTTGGATAGGCGTTTTCAAAGCCATCTAAGCCAATGACGTCGATCATCTGCAAGGCTTTTGGTCGTCTGGTGTCTGTGGGGACTCCCTTCGCTTTTAAGCCGAGTTCTACGTTTTCTAGCACCGTGAGCCAGGGATATAGCGCAAAGCTTTGAAATACTATGGCTACTCCCGGATTTAAGCCGCTTAAAGGGCGATTGTGATATAAAATTTTGCCTTCACTTGGGGGGATTAATCCTGCAATCATCCGCATCAACGTTGATTTTCCTGAGCCTGAAGGACCTAATAAAGCAACAATCTCTCCGACTCGTAATTCTAAGTTGATGTTTTCTAGGATGCTGATCGCCTGCCTATTCGGTTGGATGTAGGATTTACCTGTGTTTTGCAGGGTTATTAACGCTTCTGTTTTTGTTTTGGCTACCATATTCAATCTACTTTTACCCTCCTGTTATTCAAGTAAGGTCTATCTGCTTTGCTAGGACTACTAAAGTGCTAACATACTTTTTCTTCAGGCAGAAAATTTTTAGGATTTACTTTTTTTCGCCCTTATGCACATTTTTTGAATTTTGTCAACTCAATTCAAAAGGACTATTTTTAAGAATGTCTTGCTGGGATTTTTGGCTTTGGCTAAAAAGTTCTTTTGAGCGGCAACTTAAACCGATTTATTAAGGTTGTAGAGAGAGGAGAGAAAAAATTGGTTATAAAAAGAGCAATTTATTACGGTACACCGATGATACCAAATGGCTGAAAGCTTGTA is from Gloeothece verrucosa PCC 7822 and encodes:
- a CDS encoding aromatic ring-hydroxylating oxygenase subunit alpha, with translation MNMGLPGYYYYDPKIFELEMKTIWCNSWQWVARVSDLPKKGDYLTYEAGEQSIIVINQGNGQLIAMHNVCPHRGASLVQGKGNCHQLVCPYHAWVYNLEGQLKNIPQANLFEDLDFSTIQIQPVQLDTWGGFIFVNLANSSESLSDYLAGFSDYLKQYNHPWEDLIEVARWSYTEAINWKFIVENYVEDYHFNTLHPKSLDLFDFKNVYTTTSGRHCLIEVPYTQEEFADLKLSLPWEPQNFSYQGYIFPNLMVNTDNHHVSLWRVVPISPISTRLEIIIYQTKMQLSNSFRASEKWKIIFDQVLQEDFAICRNLQKNAHSMAYQVSHLARMRELGIAHFYKVLSEFLVISY
- the pcrA gene encoding DNA helicase PcrA codes for the protein MSVSLDYLGQLNPSQRRAVEHYCGPLLVVAGAGSGKTRALTYRIAHLIRYHQVEPEHILAVTFTNKAAREMRERLERLFADELAQEKYGQRFSLLSEYEQKQLLSKVYRTVTKKLWIGTFHSLCSRILRYDINKYQDERGRSWKSNFSIVDESDAQSLIKSIVTKELQLDEKKFEPRTVRYKISNAKNLGLSPQQYARENPNYQGKVVAEVYEEYQKQLAANNALDFDDLILIPVRLFEQNETILGYWHNQFRHILVDEYQDTNRIQYEFIRLLTTNGETRKSEWNWQDRSIFVVGDADQSIYSFRMADFTILLNFQADFGDGLPDEMTRTMVKLEENYRSRENILQAANQLIENNQQRIEKILKATRSIGEDIFCYKADDERDEAGFVIRKIKQLKQENPELDWGSFAILYRINAHSRSFEEALIESNIPYTMVGGFRFYDRQEIKDSLAYLKLIVNPSDTVSLLRVINTPRRGIGKTSLEALQGAAKELGVPLWEIISDETSVNTLAGRAAKSVNQFAKMIQQFQAQTEFLSAAEMLDRVMQETGYIAELQQKGTDEAEDRIANINELLNAVQQFQEEYEETSLQDYLEKASLASDLDQLKEGEQKVSLMTLHSAKGLEFPVVFLVGLEEGLFPHIRSLNDPLSLEEERRLCYVGLTRAQEQLFLTFAKVRFSWGNREDKIPSRFLQELPSELISGNGIKKRTSKQQKTQNKGQIINNWSVGDRVFHSAYGEGKVTHILAGGKSTNLAILFPGLGRKILDPTLAPIERLE
- a CDS encoding DUF2079 domain-containing protein, with amino-acid sequence MGKTWVSRWREDEQLKPVIIAASLFFSLTLFFAVHRYYSFYSNTDHGIFNQVFWNSLHGHFFESTLSSSLSANVIHNGEIPSVSYHRLGQHFTPALLLWLPLYALFPSAATLNVLQVILMTAGGIVLYFLAKHYLPPQIAVMIAWSYYGANAVIGPTLGNFFDLSQLPLFAFGLLLAHAKRCWWLFWVLAALILAIREDAGVILFSLGVYFVFRDKSPQIGLAVCTISLAYMLALTNLIMPLFSDDISKRFMIERFGHFATHEQASTLEIIWSMISNPWRLLVELVSPIGKKLDYLLSQWLPLGLIPAVASAAWLCIAFPLAQLFLQQGDERFAITIRYAVALIPGLFFGAIIWWSGHQDKFKPKIRRFWKICLGLSLLFTFTGNPHRAWFFLMPDSFSPWAYRPLTVQWHHVDQVNTLLAQIPSDASVSASRYLVPQMSARRAVLRFPDVQFRDDQGNVQSVEYIIVDLWQLNPSQSVIKKERREVAYSVEHLDKLINSREYGVMGFKDDALLMKKGVESESQAMMGWLEFRQKIDTLVKGLVEG
- a CDS encoding DUF2288 domain-containing protein, with translation MSDLKTQLSEQLADIEWNDLKPHAGRDALIIVANSLNLVEVAEAIALDNVPLVQEWMSQQLIYKPSAQQLMSWNEDPKKTFSALIVQPFVLACPV
- the corA gene encoding magnesium/cobalt transporter CorA, whose translation is MNYPFPSIHSQQFQDDLFDYYYNQPGTMPGTIKIDSTAKGSEIVLIDYDANQATRLSNLTPSDCAAYLESPSVSWFDVLGLGDEERLLSLGEIFHIDRLMLEDIVNVPQRPKVEEHPQQLLIITQMVIPKEKGIGFWQEQVSIILGQNYVLTVQEEPERDCFNLVRDRIRHNKGIIRSRGADHLAYALWDAIIDTYFVVLETYRERIEELEDEVILRASDKTLGKIYTIKRELIALRRAIWPQREALNYLLKDSVPLISKPVRRDLKDCYDHAVQIIDLIEVYSELLGELMNVYLSSFANKTNEVMKILTVISTIFIPLTFIAGIYGMNFNTDVSPWNMPELNWYWGYPACLAAMGGIAISLVIFFWRRGWFKDMTMTKIKQSDS
- a CDS encoding ABC transporter permease; this encodes MTRPLTPANKLLQRVGWSWQDGLLILAIIALLLGIVKTAAQFSGVYDPKLVINTNLSELPSYTAQTLLRMTVAYFLSLGFTLVYAYTAYRSAVAAQILLPLLDILQSIPVLSFLPGVVLALIGLFPGQRIGIEIAAVILIFTGMTWNMTFSFYQSLSNIPKELLEAARIYRLNFWQRFWTLELPIGAIGLVWNSVMSVAGGWFFLIAIESFTLGKRSFRLPGLGSFLAKAADEGNYRAIFWGLMVLIGVIVLLDFLVWRPLIAWVERFKFEMVTSENAPQSEVLDFLRRSPTLRAFSQQILQPFWQNVDRGLNQTLTRFSRRSFSGKTSSLGRWFNGLFVSGFAFIVIWGTWEAVLLLRTLDLSDWRQLMIGAIESALRVMTALILSLLWTVPVGVAIGRNPKLAQILQPIVQIVASVPATALFPVLLLFLARLGGGLQIGSVALMMLGTMWYILFNVIAGAQSIPSELFEAAKIYKLSLIERWQTVILPGIFPYLITGIITAVGGAWNASIVSEYVHFQGHTLTTTGLGETISVATASGNFPLLLAATGVMSLLVVLTNRLVWRRLYQLAQEKYQLM
- a CDS encoding AAA-associated domain-containing protein → MVAKTKTEALITLQNTGKSYIQPNRQAISILENINLELRVGEIVALLGPSGSGKSTLMRMIAGLIPPSEGKILYHNRPLSGLNPGVAIVFQSFALYPWLTVLENVELGLKAKGVPTDTRRPKALQMIDVIGLDGFENAYPKELSGGMRQRVGFARALAVEPELLCMDEPFSALDVLTAENLRIELLDLWLERRIPTKAVLIVTHGIEEAVLLADRIIVLGRNPGRIRADFPVTLKHYRDRKSANFQAIVDRIYTILTNPDLDTSESETPSVAPEKSTQKKYQSLPAVRIGSVAGLLELLEDRHEKDLYRLGQELQLEVDDLLPIVEAAKLMDFIDLVEGDIGLKPLALEFINGGIDERKQIVRQQLLNHIRLVQQIYNLCRSKQNQRIPEELMLDLLENHFGTEEAQKQLNTAIDWGRYAELYSYNEPAGEIFLEEDALLENSEQLTVNS